Within the Agromyces ramosus genome, the region GTAGAACAACAGCGCGCCCTTTGCGCCGGGGCGAGTCTGGGCGAGCATCTGCGCCGGCACGACCCCGAGCGAGAAGCCTCCGTAGACGAGGTCGTTCGGCAGCGACTCGGCCGCGCGCTCGCCCCGCGCCATGATCTCGCCCCAACCGACCTCGCTGGCGTATCCGACCCCCTCCTCGATCGAGTCGAACGTCCGCCCCTCGAACAGGTCAGGCGTGTGCACCGTGTGGCCCGCTTGACGCAACTCGTTCGCGAAGGCGTGCAGGCCCTCGGTCGGACCCAGTGCGTGGTGGAAGAGCAGTACCTCGGCCATCGTGTTCCCCTTCCGCCAGACGATCCCCGATTCCGATCGATCGAAACGTACTCGGTCGACGCGGACATGTCGACCGATCGATGCGGCACGGGCACCATGGTGAACGCGCGAGCCTACACGGCGAACGTTCGCAGGTATCCGATGGCCCCGTTGAGCGACGTTTCGAGCGAAGCGACGTCCTTGCGGGTCTGGCACAGCAGGAGACCGCCTTGGAGTGCCGCCAGCAGTGTGGTCGCAAGCAGGGCAGTGTCGGCGTCGGCGCGCACCAGCCCGAGGTCTTGCATCCGCTGGACTCCGCGGAGAAAGGCGCGCTCCCACCGCTCGAAGCTCTTGACCAGGAGCTGGCGAGTCAACTCATCTTCGTCGGCCAGCTCGCTGGCGAGTGAACCAAGCGGGCACCCGCCGACGCATCCGGCCTTTCTCTGAATCTCAACCACGAAGTCGCGCCACGCCTCCCAGCTCTCCCACCCCCGCACGTGAGCGAGATGGGGTTCTTGCCCGCTGAAGACGAGTTCGGCCTGCCGCTCGATGACCGCCCGAACCAGCTCGCCCTTGTCATCGAAGTAGTGGTACACCTGCGATCTTCCGACCCCTGCAGCCGCGCAGACACCTTCTATCGTCGTTCCGGCGACACCGTCGTTGAGCATCAAGCTGGCGGCTGCGTCGACGATCTTCCCTCGAGTTCGTTCACCCTTCATGGTCAGCGAACGGGCTATATCAGTTTGCGTCACGCATCCTCCAGATTTTGGACTCGATATTACATTTCGTCCTCGGTAGGAATGAGTGGGGGCCGCGCTGTGCTGGCGGCTCCAGAAGCGGACGAGATACACAGGAGGTTCCGGATGAAGGCGATTGTGGTGACCGATCAGGCTGCGGGAACGGCCGGGATGACGCTGATGGAGCGGCCCGAGCCGAAGCCGGCGATCAACGACGTCGTGGTTCGGGTTCATGCGTCGGGATTCGTCCCGACGGAGCTGACATGGCCCTCGACCTGGACTGATCGTCTCGACCGTGACCGAACACCGACGATTCCCGGGCACGAGTTGGCCGGAGTGGTCACCGCCCTCGGCTATGGCACGACGGGGCTGTCGGTGGGGCAGCGGGTGTTCGGCCTCACGGATTGGACTCGAGACGGCACCCTGGCGGAGTACGCGGCCGTCGAGGCACGCAACCTCGCGCCGCTGCCGGGCGACGTCGACTTCACTGTGGGCGCGAGTCTGCCGATCTCGGGCCTGACCGCGTGGCAGGGACTGTTCGAGCACGGCCGCCTTCGGGCGGGGCAGAGCGTCCTCGTGCACGGCGCGGCCGGTGCAGTCGGGGCGCTGGTGACGCAGCTCGCACGAGAGGCCGGCGCCTATGTCATCGGCACTGGTCGCGGGGCCGACCATCAGACGGCGCTCGATTTCGCCGCGCAGGAGTTCGTCGACCTGGAGAACGACGTCCTCGAAGAGGTCGGCGAAGTCGATCTGGTCTTCGATGTCATCGGTGGCGATATCCAGAAGCGGTCCGCAGCGCTGATCCGAGCAGGCGGAACACTCGTGACCATCGTCGGGCCGCCCGAGGCGCGCCCTGCCGACGGCCTGGCGATCGATTTCGTGGTCGAGTCCGACCGTGCCCAACTGGGTGAGATCGTGCAGCGGGTGCGCGACGGACGGCTGCGCACGAACATCGCCACCATCGCGACCCTCGATGACGCCGTCGCCGCCTTCAATCCGACCGAGCGACGCACGGGCAAGACGATCATCGGCATTCGTGCGTAACGAAAGGAACTCATCATGACCAGCCCCGCTCAGCCCGCTCGCTACCAGTTCGAGTACCCCGACGAGGCCGGCTACCCCGACGGAACCGGCACCCTCACCGAGGATCAGGAGACCCTCATCGATCACGTCCTCGACACTGAGGAGAAGCCCGACTTCGACTTCAATCTGGTCAACGACGAGGAGAACGGGGTCTACGAGGCCCTCGTCGGCGACACCGAGATCGGAGGCATCACGTACAGCCTCACCGGCGACCGGATCGTGCTGCTGGCCGCATCGGTGCATCCCGAGTTCCGCCACCAAGGTGTCGCGACGGAGATGATCCGCCGGGTGCTCGACGACGTACGCGCGCAAGGGAAGACGACGACGATCATCTGCCCGATCGTGCGCACCTTCATCGACAGCCACCCGCAATACGAGCACCTCGTCGACCTCAAGCATCCTGGCGTGAAGAACGCAAGTCACCGATGACGTTCCGCAGGTAGTTCTCCATCGGGCATCACGGGTGCCTCGGCTCCAACCGCGCTATCCGGATGTCACAACCGCGCGATGCCCGGTGTCTCCATGTCGACGGATCATCCGGGAACCGAACCCCGGGCCGTCGACGATCGCAGGAGGACATATGACCACCCAGACCCGCATCCCGCCGACCGAGCTCACCGGCCTCTTCGGAACGGTCGTGAAGGTCGCCGCCCGTCGGATGCTCGGCAGGGTGCCGGACTCGATGGGCGTGCTCGCGCACCACCCCGCTCTGATGCGGGCCTCGATGGGCATCGGCCGCAAGATCGAAGCGCTCGACGAGCTCGACGAGAACCTCGCGAGCTACGCGGTGATGGCGACGGCGGCATACATCGGCTGCACCTGGTGCCTCGACTTCAACTACT harbors:
- a CDS encoding dienelactone hydrolase family protein; amino-acid sequence: MAEVLLFHHALGPTEGLHAFANELRQAGHTVHTPDLFEGRTFDSIEEGVGYASEVGWGEIMARGERAAESLPNDLVYGGFSLGVVPAQMLAQTRPGAKGALLFYSCVPVSEFGAWPAGVPTQIHGMDADPIFMEEGDVEAARELVASADDAELFLYPGEQHYFADSSLPSYDAPATTLLTQRVLEFLARVG
- a CDS encoding TetR/AcrR family transcriptional regulator, with translation MTQTDIARSLTMKGERTRGKIVDAAASLMLNDGVAGTTIEGVCAAAGVGRSQVYHYFDDKGELVRAVIERQAELVFSGQEPHLAHVRGWESWEAWRDFVVEIQRKAGCVGGCPLGSLASELADEDELTRQLLVKSFERWERAFLRGVQRMQDLGLVRADADTALLATTLLAALQGGLLLCQTRKDVASLETSLNGAIGYLRTFAV
- a CDS encoding NADP-dependent oxidoreductase, whose protein sequence is MRHASSRFWTRYYISSSVGMSGGRAVLAAPEADEIHRRFRMKAIVVTDQAAGTAGMTLMERPEPKPAINDVVVRVHASGFVPTELTWPSTWTDRLDRDRTPTIPGHELAGVVTALGYGTTGLSVGQRVFGLTDWTRDGTLAEYAAVEARNLAPLPGDVDFTVGASLPISGLTAWQGLFEHGRLRAGQSVLVHGAAGAVGALVTQLAREAGAYVIGTGRGADHQTALDFAAQEFVDLENDVLEEVGEVDLVFDVIGGDIQKRSAALIRAGGTLVTIVGPPEARPADGLAIDFVVESDRAQLGEIVQRVRDGRLRTNIATIATLDDAVAAFNPTERRTGKTIIGIRA
- a CDS encoding GNAT family N-acetyltransferase, which encodes MTSPAQPARYQFEYPDEAGYPDGTGTLTEDQETLIDHVLDTEEKPDFDFNLVNDEENGVYEALVGDTEIGGITYSLTGDRIVLLAASVHPEFRHQGVATEMIRRVLDDVRAQGKTTTIICPIVRTFIDSHPQYEHLVDLKHPGVKNASHR